One Paenibacillus sp. FSL H7-0737 DNA segment encodes these proteins:
- a CDS encoding DUF423 domain-containing protein, with protein sequence MQRKLMAWGAVLAMLAVGVGAFGAHLLKPVISEEYMKVYETGVQYHLVHALGVILIALAVGQWGESTRLRWAGRLLIAGTILFSGSLYVLSISGIKVLGAITPIGGVCFIAGWLCLAVEAFSRSKETS encoded by the coding sequence ATGCAACGGAAACTTATGGCCTGGGGGGCTGTGCTAGCAATGCTGGCAGTAGGAGTAGGCGCTTTTGGCGCTCATTTATTAAAACCTGTTATTAGCGAAGAATATATGAAGGTATATGAGACGGGTGTACAGTATCATTTGGTACATGCGCTGGGTGTAATTCTGATAGCACTGGCTGTAGGTCAATGGGGAGAAAGTACCCGGTTACGCTGGGCAGGAAGGCTATTAATAGCAGGGACGATTTTGTTCTCTGGTAGCTTATATGTACTGAGCATTTCCGGGATTAAGGTGCTTGGAGCGATAACACCTATTGGTGGTGTATGCTTCATAGCAGGCTGGTTATGTCTGGCTGTGGAAGCATTCTCACGCAGCAAAGAGACATCCTAA
- a CDS encoding DUF7507 domain-containing protein, giving the protein MRIIPLVVRATINATGAITFTGNTLGLSRSDTVGVPGTLDSIGGFTTVNTTSIFGTYPNGTTSLYTSNSSSAILVLPSGSTVLYAELIWGGTYINGTVNLSAAINNPVSLITPTGSTFSITPDAATSNTVDLGGGASAYVRSANVTSIISQGGAGTYTTGGVVGTIVIPSDSTANHAGWTLGVIYQNTSLPFRNMSLRAGAILVQATSAPVSTTITGFATPITGALGGRALFSAQEGDANRSGDQALFGPTSATLVALSGPNNFANNFFASQINNDLGVLDTTGTFGNRNQTNGNPGTNIIGGRQGWDITNVDVSARLVNNQSSAILQLTTSGDAYVLNGNAIQVDINAPKINLTKSANVSGPIVGDTVTYTVIINNTGTASAASVVLSDALPAGSTFVTGSVVVAGVARPTFDITAGISLGSLALGTSITVTYQAKVTSLPPSPQNIANTANAAFTFQSVAGGPIMTGVIPSNTVTLPVYSPVLNIVKSANTANATVGNQITYTLQITNTGNIGALTTLTDNIPAGSSYVAGSFTVNGTPFAGNPATGIAIGTIAAGGSSTVQFRVLVNSLPSPPQLVDQASAAYTFQVPDGRIISGSASSNTLSIPVRLPNVVVVKSAGFADVAVGDTLLYTSVITNNGIEAVTNVTLTDTIPAGTSLVTGSVTVAGTSQPSANPGTGITVGAIAAGSSVAVTFQVSVTSLPSPAQLLNKSTASYSSGVFTGISLSNTTTTPVYQPIIQIVKSSNTASATVGGNILYTLNVQNSGNIGASVTLTDNIPSGASFVSGSVTVNGVTRPTDSPLTGINLGTVAIGTVVPVTFLVSVQSLPSPPVLNNQGSSSYTYQLPSGRSLSGTSQSNTVSIPVSAPNITLTKSASLADVTVGENLTYTVQVSNTSSVAVNNVVVSDPIPTGGTFVAGSVIVGGSSVPAANPGTGISIGSIAAGSSITVSFRVNVSSLPNPSQFTNRASASFSSGAFTGSSLSNTVVTPVYQPIISMVKSANTAQASVGGSLSFSILISNTGNIATTLLLTDNLPPQALFNANSVIIGGTPLPGYNPVTGIPVGPLAPGDSVSVSFLVTITALPPSQMLLNSASATYSFTLPDGRQLGGNVVSNTLSVPVSAPNVSVVKSVNAATAVTGDILTFTSVLTNNSIATVSNIILSDPLPENVAFIPGTVIVGGITQPLAVPSAGIPIGSLGPGATATVTFEVRITMPIPSQINNQSSVSFTSGVFSGSSSSNITSTPVIQPQISLLKSAVDGDGDADALVVGDTVIYTVVVSNAGNLAANVTLTDNIPTGTVFNPNSVIVGGMPQPGAAPNTGIAVGNVAPGTSVPVSFSVNIVSLPSPQQISNQASASFTFTPPDGRPLSGTAVSNTVTLQVSAPNIVVVKSSTSTSVAIGDTVTYNVNISNNGIEAVNSIILNDPTPAGAAFVTGSVSVNGVPFPNLNPSSGISIGTLAPGASALVAYSVTVTSVPPTATLINKASVTFTSGVFSGSTFSNTVTIPVYQPNISVVKTASTNNATTGDAVSYTLTVSNTGNYPASLIITDNIPAGTTFVPNSVLINGLPLAQADPSTGIPAGVIAPGATTAVIFTVDITSLPNPQQLVNQGTVAYSFTLPDGRTLGGSVLSNTITIPVSSPNLAVVKSTPTTSTTVGDTITYSVTITNNGIETVNNAVFTDALPAGTTFVSGSVLVDGVPRPGGSPSTGVTLGSIAPGVTVTVAFTVNTVSLPPSGLLNNQSTVSFTSGVLSNVAFSNIVSTPIYLPILAAAKSSNSIQATVGDTITYTINVTNSGNYGALATLSDTIPSGTTFVPNSVLIQGAPAPGADPAAGIPLGVISAGATLSVMFSVLISTLPASQQLINQASVAFAYTLPDGRTFNSSINSNSTTISVSSPNVIVTKSSPATDAVVGDTITYNLTVTNSGIANISNVNISDPIPVGSSFVAGSVIVDGTPRPNANPANGISLGTIAPGVSVNISFNTIVNVLPNPATLTDQASVSFTSGAFSGSSFSNTLVIPVYQPIIVVVKSADRTAATVGDTITYFLNVTNTGNLIANVVVTDTIPSGAIFVPNSVLVNGVPQPGSDPSAGLNIGAVAPGSTITVTITLQVTVASLPSPQQLVNQASATFSFTPPDGRLLTGTSLSNVLIIPVSSPDVSVVKSTTSIDAVVGDIITYTIVVTNLGISAVNNVIMVDPIPAGSQFVTGSITVDGTPRPNGSPASGIAIGTIAAGASSTITFQVQVVAL; this is encoded by the coding sequence GTGAGAATCATTCCACTAGTCGTACGGGCAACGATCAATGCGACCGGTGCTATCACATTTACAGGCAACACACTTGGACTTAGTCGCTCCGATACGGTCGGAGTGCCAGGGACACTAGACAGCATCGGCGGTTTCACCACTGTTAACACTACATCTATTTTTGGCACCTATCCTAATGGAACAACAAGTCTTTATACGAGCAACAGTTCATCCGCTATACTGGTCTTGCCATCAGGCAGCACTGTGCTATATGCAGAGCTGATATGGGGCGGTACTTATATTAACGGAACTGTGAATCTCAGTGCGGCCATAAACAACCCAGTCTCTTTAATTACGCCTACCGGAAGTACGTTCAGCATAACTCCCGATGCAGCTACTAGTAATACTGTTGATTTGGGAGGTGGTGCTTCCGCATATGTCCGTTCTGCCAATGTCACCAGCATTATTTCACAAGGCGGCGCTGGGACCTACACCACTGGCGGTGTAGTTGGTACGATCGTTATTCCTAGTGATTCCACAGCTAATCATGCGGGCTGGACACTTGGTGTAATCTATCAAAATACATCCTTGCCCTTCCGTAATATGTCCTTACGGGCAGGCGCAATACTTGTACAGGCAACTTCTGCACCAGTCTCTACTACAATAACAGGCTTTGCAACTCCAATTACAGGTGCACTTGGAGGCAGGGCACTATTTAGCGCACAGGAGGGTGATGCGAATCGTTCGGGAGACCAGGCATTGTTCGGGCCTACATCAGCTACGCTTGTAGCTTTATCAGGACCCAATAACTTTGCCAACAACTTCTTCGCTTCACAGATTAACAACGATCTAGGTGTACTGGATACCACTGGAACATTCGGAAATCGCAATCAAACAAACGGAAATCCAGGCACCAACATTATCGGTGGCCGACAAGGCTGGGACATTACTAATGTTGACGTGTCAGCCAGACTTGTAAATAATCAGTCTTCAGCGATTTTACAATTAACTACCTCTGGTGACGCTTATGTGCTTAATGGAAATGCCATACAAGTAGATATAAATGCACCCAAAATAAACCTTACTAAAAGTGCCAATGTGTCCGGGCCAATAGTCGGGGATACGGTAACTTACACTGTAATTATCAATAATACTGGTACAGCGAGTGCAGCTAGCGTCGTTTTATCAGATGCGCTGCCAGCAGGATCAACCTTTGTTACCGGAAGCGTTGTAGTGGCCGGCGTCGCAAGACCAACCTTTGATATTACAGCAGGAATCTCTCTAGGTTCATTAGCTTTGGGTACTTCAATAACGGTTACATATCAAGCCAAAGTTACTTCATTACCACCAAGTCCGCAAAATATCGCGAATACCGCAAATGCTGCCTTTACGTTTCAAAGTGTAGCAGGAGGCCCTATCATGACCGGGGTCATTCCATCCAACACTGTAACTTTACCCGTATATTCACCCGTTCTTAACATTGTAAAATCAGCCAACACTGCAAATGCGACCGTCGGAAATCAAATCACATATACGCTTCAAATCACCAACACCGGAAACATCGGTGCGCTAACGACACTTACGGATAACATTCCTGCAGGGAGCTCTTATGTTGCAGGAAGTTTCACCGTCAATGGAACACCATTCGCTGGAAATCCTGCTACAGGTATTGCTATTGGAACGATAGCTGCTGGAGGTAGTTCTACCGTTCAATTCCGTGTATTAGTGAACAGTCTTCCGTCCCCTCCACAACTGGTCGATCAAGCAAGCGCCGCTTATACCTTTCAGGTTCCAGATGGACGAATCATTTCTGGATCAGCCTCGTCCAATACATTGTCTATTCCCGTTAGACTCCCAAATGTTGTCGTGGTTAAAAGTGCAGGTTTTGCCGATGTCGCCGTCGGCGATACACTCCTATATACTTCTGTAATCACCAACAACGGAATCGAAGCAGTTACTAACGTCACCCTTACAGACACCATTCCCGCAGGGACTTCGCTGGTTACGGGAAGTGTTACCGTTGCGGGGACGTCACAACCCTCTGCAAATCCAGGAACAGGGATTACTGTGGGTGCAATCGCTGCGGGAAGTTCAGTTGCCGTCACCTTTCAAGTCAGTGTTACCTCTTTACCTAGTCCAGCACAGCTATTAAACAAGTCTACGGCATCCTACAGTTCAGGGGTCTTTACTGGCATTTCGCTTTCCAACACGACTACGACCCCGGTATACCAACCCATCATTCAAATTGTCAAAAGCTCGAACACCGCTAGTGCAACCGTAGGCGGTAATATTCTTTATACATTAAATGTTCAGAACTCTGGAAACATTGGGGCAAGCGTAACCTTAACCGACAATATTCCCTCAGGCGCATCCTTTGTATCGGGTAGCGTAACCGTCAATGGAGTCACACGACCCACAGACTCTCCACTTACGGGTATTAATCTAGGTACAGTAGCCATAGGAACGGTTGTGCCCGTAACATTTCTTGTCTCTGTGCAATCTTTGCCTTCACCACCTGTTCTGAACAATCAAGGCAGCAGCAGCTACACCTACCAACTACCAAGCGGTAGATCCTTATCCGGAACTAGCCAATCAAACACCGTTAGCATCCCAGTCTCCGCTCCAAATATTACGCTAACCAAATCCGCAAGCCTTGCTGATGTCACAGTCGGCGAGAATCTGACTTACACAGTCCAAGTGTCCAACACAAGCAGCGTAGCTGTGAATAACGTTGTCGTCTCTGACCCTATTCCTACGGGAGGCACTTTTGTAGCAGGCAGCGTTATTGTTGGCGGTTCATCGGTACCAGCCGCAAATCCAGGTACAGGAATATCTATCGGTAGTATTGCGGCTGGCAGCTCTATTACAGTCTCTTTTAGAGTGAATGTTTCTTCTTTACCAAATCCATCACAATTTACAAACAGAGCTAGTGCGTCTTTCTCATCCGGTGCCTTCACTGGTTCTTCACTTTCGAACACGGTAGTAACCCCTGTGTATCAACCTATTATTAGTATGGTCAAAAGCGCGAATACCGCTCAGGCATCCGTAGGAGGATCTTTGTCTTTCTCGATTCTCATCAGCAATACCGGGAATATTGCAACCACTCTACTATTAACTGATAATCTTCCACCCCAAGCTTTATTTAACGCGAACAGCGTAATCATCGGGGGAACACCTTTACCCGGATATAATCCAGTAACCGGAATCCCTGTAGGCCCATTGGCACCAGGTGACAGCGTATCTGTGAGCTTTCTGGTCACGATAACAGCGTTACCTCCTTCACAGATGTTACTGAACTCCGCTTCGGCAACATATAGCTTCACCCTCCCGGACGGGCGTCAACTCGGAGGAAATGTAGTATCAAATACGCTCTCTGTCCCTGTATCCGCACCTAATGTCAGTGTCGTAAAAAGTGTGAATGCAGCTACTGCCGTTACGGGTGATATCCTTACATTCACCTCAGTATTGACGAACAACAGCATAGCTACTGTAAGCAACATCATTCTCAGCGATCCTCTGCCTGAGAATGTAGCTTTTATTCCCGGAACCGTAATTGTAGGCGGCATTACTCAGCCGCTAGCAGTTCCGTCCGCCGGCATTCCAATCGGTAGTCTGGGTCCAGGCGCCACAGCTACCGTAACATTCGAGGTGAGGATAACGATGCCGATACCATCACAAATTAATAATCAGTCATCCGTCAGTTTTACATCCGGTGTATTCTCCGGTTCTTCTTCATCCAACATTACTAGCACACCAGTCATTCAGCCACAGATCTCCTTATTAAAAAGTGCTGTCGATGGAGATGGTGACGCCGATGCTCTTGTTGTAGGTGATACCGTCATCTACACAGTGGTTGTAAGTAATGCAGGTAATCTTGCTGCAAATGTAACCTTAACCGACAACATTCCTACTGGAACTGTCTTCAATCCTAACAGTGTTATTGTAGGAGGCATGCCGCAACCAGGTGCAGCACCCAATACCGGCATAGCTGTAGGAAATGTCGCGCCGGGAACCAGTGTCCCTGTTAGCTTCTCTGTTAATATCGTTTCCTTGCCATCACCACAACAAATCAGCAATCAGGCTTCTGCAAGCTTCACCTTTACTCCGCCTGACGGTAGACCCTTAAGCGGAACTGCTGTATCTAATACCGTCACACTACAGGTCTCAGCTCCTAATATCGTGGTAGTCAAAAGCTCCACCTCAACTTCCGTAGCGATCGGAGATACGGTCACTTATAACGTAAATATTTCAAATAACGGTATAGAAGCTGTCAATAGCATAATCCTTAATGATCCAACACCAGCAGGTGCTGCTTTTGTAACGGGTAGCGTATCCGTGAACGGAGTACCTTTCCCAAACCTGAATCCTTCTTCGGGGATATCAATTGGTACCTTAGCGCCTGGAGCTTCAGCTCTGGTTGCTTACAGTGTTACCGTGACCTCTGTTCCTCCTACTGCTACACTTATCAATAAGGCATCCGTAACCTTTACATCAGGTGTTTTTTCCGGTTCGACTTTCTCCAATACCGTTACCATCCCTGTTTACCAGCCGAACATCTCGGTCGTCAAAACAGCAAGTACGAATAACGCTACAACAGGTGACGCTGTCAGCTATACCCTGACCGTGAGTAACACAGGAAACTATCCGGCAAGCTTAATCATTACGGACAATATTCCTGCGGGTACCACCTTCGTTCCGAATAGTGTGCTCATTAATGGACTGCCCTTAGCGCAAGCAGATCCATCTACGGGGATTCCAGCTGGAGTTATTGCACCCGGTGCTACTACTGCAGTAATATTCACTGTTGATATCACCTCACTGCCCAATCCTCAGCAGTTGGTCAATCAGGGTACCGTAGCGTATAGCTTCACTTTGCCTGACGGCCGCACACTTGGCGGTTCCGTCCTATCCAATACAATTACTATCCCTGTCTCTTCACCAAATCTGGCTGTAGTAAAATCTACGCCTACCACATCAACTACAGTTGGAGACACGATCACCTATTCAGTTACAATTACCAATAACGGAATCGAAACGGTAAATAACGCAGTCTTCACAGACGCACTTCCTGCGGGTACCACATTTGTATCTGGGAGTGTATTAGTAGATGGTGTGCCTCGTCCAGGGGGTAGCCCTTCCACCGGGGTAACCTTGGGCAGTATTGCACCAGGTGTAACTGTAACTGTGGCATTCACAGTGAATACAGTCTCATTGCCACCTTCAGGCCTCCTAAATAACCAGTCAACGGTGAGCTTCACCTCTGGAGTTCTCTCGAATGTTGCCTTCTCTAATATTGTATCAACGCCTATTTACTTACCGATTCTAGCCGCAGCAAAAAGCTCGAATTCAATTCAAGCGACCGTCGGAGATACGATTACCTACACGATTAATGTAACCAATTCAGGGAATTACGGGGCTTTGGCTACTCTGAGTGATACTATCCCATCTGGAACAACATTTGTGCCAAACAGTGTGCTCATTCAAGGTGCCCCAGCTCCGGGAGCAGATCCAGCGGCTGGCATTCCACTCGGTGTTATATCCGCAGGTGCAACACTATCTGTTATGTTCTCAGTACTCATTTCAACACTGCCAGCAAGCCAGCAACTAATTAACCAAGCATCGGTAGCATTTGCTTACACCTTGCCTGATGGGCGGACGTTTAACAGTTCGATCAATTCCAATTCGACAACGATTTCGGTATCCTCACCGAATGTGATCGTAACTAAGTCATCACCAGCAACAGATGCCGTTGTTGGCGATACAATTACCTACAACCTTACAGTTACCAATAGCGGAATCGCCAATATCAGCAACGTAAACATCAGTGATCCAATACCAGTAGGTTCTTCGTTTGTTGCTGGCAGTGTGATCGTTGATGGCACTCCACGTCCTAATGCCAATCCAGCGAATGGCATCTCGCTCGGCACAATTGCACCGGGCGTTTCGGTCAATATTTCATTCAACACTATCGTCAATGTACTGCCTAATCCTGCCACGCTCACCGATCAAGCTTCCGTCAGCTTCACATCTGGAGCATTCTCGGGATCCTCATTCTCTAATACACTTGTTATTCCGGTGTATCAGCCTATCATCGTTGTAGTCAAAAGCGCAGACAGAACCGCGGCAACTGTCGGAGATACGATTACTTACTTCCTGAATGTTACGAATACCGGTAATCTCATAGCAAATGTAGTCGTAACCGACACAATTCCTAGCGGAGCCATCTTTGTTCCAAACAGCGTGCTCGTAAATGGAGTGCCACAACCGGGCTCTGATCCGTCCGCTGGATTAAATATTGGAGCAGTTGCTCCGGGAAGCACGATAACAGTGACCATAACCCTGCAAGTTACTGTAGCCTCCCTCCCTTCACCGCAGCAGTTAGTCAATCAAGCTTCGGCAACTTTCTCATTCACACCACCAGATGGTCGTCTGCTCACCGGAACTTCACTTTCAAACGTCCTAATCATCCCTGTCTCTTCTCCGGATGTGAGTGTCGTTAAGAGCACTACCTCTATAGATGCAGTTGTCGGCGATATCATCACCTATACCATTGTTGTTACCAACTTGGGGATTTCAGCAGTCAATAACGTTATCATGGTTGACCCTATCCCAGCAGGCAGTCAGTTTGTAACAGGCAGCATCACTGTAGACGGAACCCCACGACCTAATGGCAGCCCGGCTTCCGGCATTGCCATCGGAACGATTGCTGCTGGCGCTTCCTCAACCATCACCTTCCAGGTTCAGGTAGTAGCGTTATGA
- a CDS encoding DUF11 domain-containing protein translates to MIPGSRTQPVVTNQSMVLFNSAAGVDGIVYSNTVNTPVVGPVLSLLKSTDKLHASLGDTLVYTIKASNNGNTDALLTVYDILPEGVSFISNSVLRDGVPLPGATPSSGIPLGSIAPQSQVSIAFQVVIISLPSSLVLQNKALGRFSFATPEGRIVNGDLYSNSVLVSLRSYQLSTLLSASTPTSFIGDVITYTLRLTNEGNSLLNQIIATISIPNGSVFIPGSVIAGGVYYPESEPTQGILIGQLDKDLSIDITFRVRVTEIPSSLDLTNRAAVTYTVDDDPNTTESNTVVVSLVLAGVTISKRVDHVTAAPGDNLRYELTVTNSGNLAVNAVLTDAIPSGTLFVWDSVLLNGVMQKGARPADGIQLGTLRGGTSAVVVFQVSIPAAINIHAHAAVQNHGSVQYTFVLPDGRTVRQTSRSNIVTTLIVLPIISLETHAKPTLVEEGEHVQCWISLTNSGNWPAEVSLDRLTPEECLIDPSSIVIDGIPNPQSSFNGILSLGTVKAAATVNIHYFVRVSEHVLGRFLKGLVTAPYFFNLDGREYTGESQSNSYILTVEEISE, encoded by the coding sequence ATGATTCCCGGCTCACGTACCCAACCTGTCGTAACCAATCAATCTATGGTACTCTTCAACTCGGCAGCGGGTGTTGACGGCATTGTCTATTCCAATACCGTTAACACCCCGGTCGTGGGCCCCGTGCTTTCATTGCTGAAGAGTACAGACAAACTCCATGCCTCTTTAGGTGACACTCTGGTGTATACCATTAAAGCTTCTAATAATGGAAACACAGATGCTTTGCTAACGGTGTATGACATTCTTCCAGAGGGTGTATCCTTTATTTCCAACAGCGTGCTTAGAGACGGTGTGCCTCTCCCAGGGGCTACACCGTCTTCGGGCATACCGCTAGGTTCTATTGCTCCGCAGAGTCAAGTGAGCATCGCCTTTCAAGTGGTTATCATTTCACTTCCCTCTTCACTAGTGCTGCAAAATAAAGCACTGGGCCGTTTTTCTTTTGCCACACCCGAGGGAAGAATCGTTAACGGAGATTTATATTCTAATTCCGTACTAGTTTCTTTACGCTCCTACCAGCTCTCTACCTTGTTGTCTGCAAGCACTCCGACCTCTTTTATAGGTGATGTAATTACCTATACATTACGGCTTACGAACGAAGGTAACAGCCTATTAAACCAAATCATCGCAACGATTTCTATTCCTAACGGATCTGTGTTCATTCCAGGGAGTGTCATTGCAGGTGGCGTCTATTATCCAGAATCAGAGCCTACGCAAGGAATATTAATTGGTCAACTTGATAAAGACCTAAGCATTGATATTACCTTTCGCGTTCGAGTTACAGAGATCCCCTCATCCTTGGACCTGACTAACCGTGCTGCTGTCACTTATACCGTCGACGACGATCCCAATACAACCGAGAGTAACACCGTCGTTGTCTCACTTGTTTTGGCAGGCGTCACCATCAGCAAGAGAGTAGATCATGTTACAGCAGCTCCGGGTGACAACCTAAGATATGAACTAACGGTAACCAACAGCGGGAACTTGGCCGTAAATGCGGTTCTGACCGATGCTATCCCTTCGGGCACTCTTTTCGTATGGGATAGTGTTCTCTTAAACGGAGTGATGCAAAAAGGCGCCCGTCCTGCTGATGGCATTCAGCTAGGCACATTAAGAGGCGGAACTTCAGCGGTCGTGGTCTTTCAAGTGAGCATTCCTGCAGCCATAAACATTCATGCCCACGCAGCTGTCCAAAATCATGGCAGTGTTCAGTATACTTTTGTGCTCCCGGACGGACGGACAGTAAGACAAACCTCTCGTTCCAATATCGTTACTACCTTAATAGTCCTGCCTATCATTTCTCTCGAAACTCATGCAAAGCCTACCCTTGTAGAAGAAGGAGAACATGTCCAATGCTGGATCTCCCTAACGAATAGTGGGAATTGGCCAGCAGAAGTATCCCTTGATCGGCTCACACCGGAGGAATGTCTTATTGATCCTAGCAGCATTGTGATTGATGGGATTCCAAATCCACAATCTTCATTTAACGGTATCTTGTCGCTAGGGACAGTCAAAGCTGCTGCCACTGTAAACATCCATTATTTTGTCAGGGTTAGTGAACATGTACTGGGTCGTTTTCTTAAAGGCTTAGTAACCGCTCCATACTTCTTCAATCTGGATGGACGTGAATACACTGGCGAGAGCCAGTCGAACAGTTATATATTGACCGTGGAAGAGATCAGTGAATAA
- a CDS encoding Dps family protein translates to MAKASNKVNTTSLEQILNRQVANLNVLYVKIHNFHWYVKGEQFFSLHVKFEDLYNEVTLQMDEVAERLLSIKGSPAATMKEYLELATIQEATGKEDTRGMVQSLIEDFATISEELTEGIELAEEIKDQPTSDMFIKIRGDLEKHQWMLRSYLS, encoded by the coding sequence ATGGCTAAAGCATCTAATAAAGTAAATACAACTTCACTGGAACAAATTTTGAATCGTCAGGTCGCTAACTTGAATGTATTGTACGTTAAAATCCATAATTTTCATTGGTACGTAAAAGGTGAACAATTCTTCTCTCTTCACGTGAAATTTGAGGATCTATATAATGAAGTGACGCTGCAAATGGATGAAGTTGCAGAGCGTCTGCTAAGCATCAAAGGAAGTCCCGCTGCAACGATGAAAGAATATCTGGAATTGGCAACGATTCAAGAAGCTACTGGTAAAGAGGATACTCGTGGTATGGTCCAGTCTCTGATTGAAGACTTTGCTACTATTTCTGAAGAGTTGACAGAAGGCATTGAGCTTGCTGAGGAAATTAAGGACCAGCCTACCTCTGACATGTTTATTAAAATTCGTGGTGATCTTGAGAAACATCAATGGATGCTGCGTTCCTACCTTAGCTAA
- a CDS encoding methyltransferase domain-containing protein — MRIDIGCGSSKEAGYLGIDRIAGPNVDIVCDISQGIPLPDNTAEFVMASRVLPYIDDLSAVMSEIHRISTHKAIVCILAPYAHSFVHMSNPSFKQKFDEYTPRYFTGSFFQPPSGPVCPSIPDYPIPVPPFDYRLLRMELFYQYPYEDPLYETEELEILKTLQANVVHEIMYHFTVIKEDISIHELELMSRGHYAEPRVLMKRRLKSHDRQNFL; from the coding sequence TTGAGAATCGATATCGGCTGCGGATCCAGTAAAGAAGCAGGTTATCTCGGGATCGATCGTATCGCGGGTCCCAACGTAGATATTGTCTGTGACATTAGCCAAGGCATCCCTTTGCCGGACAATACCGCCGAGTTTGTAATGGCTAGTCGTGTATTACCTTATATCGACGATTTATCCGCGGTTATGTCGGAAATTCACAGAATTAGCACCCACAAAGCCATTGTTTGTATACTGGCCCCGTATGCCCACAGTTTTGTTCATATGTCCAATCCTTCCTTTAAGCAGAAGTTTGATGAATATACTCCGAGGTATTTCACAGGATCCTTTTTCCAGCCCCCGTCCGGTCCAGTATGCCCATCGATTCCTGACTATCCCATCCCGGTACCGCCATTCGATTATCGATTGCTTAGGATGGAGCTTTTCTATCAATACCCTTATGAAGATCCTCTTTATGAAACAGAAGAACTAGAAATACTAAAGACGCTTCAAGCCAATGTTGTGCATGAAATCATGTACCATTTCACCGTAATCAAAGAAGATATTTCTATTCATGAGCTGGAATTGATGAGTAGAGGGCATTACGCTGAACCGCGTGTTCTTATGAAACGCAGGCTAAAATCACACGATAGACAAAATTTTCTATAA
- a CDS encoding YunC family protein → MVTMEPITVGEHTLIGVEVKLPKTTLLSISTSRGYIMCGALDVGLLNEKLSDRHIIAARAVGVRTLSQLLAAPLESVTIEAERLGIVPGMTGADALLLMV, encoded by the coding sequence TTGGTTACTATGGAGCCCATTACCGTAGGTGAACATACGCTGATCGGGGTAGAAGTTAAGCTTCCGAAAACAACGCTGCTCTCAATCAGCACAAGCCGAGGGTATATTATGTGTGGTGCGCTGGATGTTGGTTTGCTCAATGAGAAGCTCAGTGATCGGCATATTATCGCAGCCCGGGCGGTTGGTGTACGTACGCTGTCACAGCTGTTAGCTGCCCCATTGGAGTCTGTAACCATAGAAGCGGAGCGTCTAGGTATCGTACCCGGCATGACGGGTGCGGATGCATTACTTCTCATGGTCTGA